Below is a window of Micromonas commoda chromosome 14, complete sequence DNA.
CGTGCCTGTACAGGTGAGAAGAGGCGCGAACGTTATGTtttccccggcgacgcgtttcgTCTTCGTTTTGGTTTTTGGTTTTTGGTTTTTGTTTGGCTACGCCAAACGCAACGAAAGGGCCTCGCCCGGCTACTCGtgccgggcggcggtggacaaAGCTTGCGACATCTTCACGCCCGGACATACTACGGTGCATCGCGGTCTCCCGTTCGCGAATGAACAACCTTAGCTCCTGGCACATCCCAAACGCGCCCTCCAGACGACGGCGGACTCGCATCTCATCTCACACATCTCCCCATCTCTTTTTTTTTCCCTTCGCAGCACGTCAATCGACGGGTGCGTCCGCCTCTGGgacacgcgcacgtcgcaGTGCCAGGCCGCGAAGTGGGGGCACACCAAGGGCGTCCTGGACTTCGCGGCCTCCCCGGACTTCAAGTGCCTGGTCACCGCGTCCGACGATCACACCGCGAGGGTGTTTCAGATGGTCCAGTAGCTCCACGATGTAAACCATAAACTCGATCATCGTCCCGACTGCTCTCCAGTCTCCATCTCCGTCCATCGACACTCAGCCCGTCTCGCGGTCGAAGTTCGTCAATCGTTTTCAGGGTTCGAGAGGGCGCGCCCCCAGCCGGAGACCCATCACAACCGATcggagcggcgccgcgcgtcgtaTCGACAGACCACAGCGATGGACGAGAAGGGCAACACCCTCATCAAGGCCAAGCCCCGCCCCGGGGTCAAGGGCATCAACCGTGTCCTTGtcacgggcggcgcgggcttcgTGGGCTCGCACCTCATCGACTACCTCatggcccgcggcgatcacgTCATGTGCCTCGACAACTTCTTCACGGGATCCAAGGAGAACATCCAGCACCACATCGGCAAACCGAACTTCGAGGTGATccgccacgacgtcgtcgagcccaTCCTGCTCGAGTGCGACCAGGTGTACCACCTCGCGTGCCCGGCCTCCCCGGTTCACTACAAGTTCAACCCCGTCAAGACGATCAAGACGAACGTCATCGGCACGCTCAACATGCTCGGCCTCGCCAAGCGCGTCAAGGCGAGGTTCCTCCTCACGTCAACTTCCGAGGTTTACGGCGATCCCCTGCAGCATCCGCAGACGGAGGAGTACTGGGGTAACGTCAATCCCATCGGCGAGCGCTCGTGCTACGACGAGGGCAAGCGCTGCGCGGAGACACTCGCGTTCGATTACTACCGCGAGCACGGCCTCGAgattcgcgtcgcgcgcatctTCAACACCTACGGACCCCGCAtggccctcgacgacggccgcgtcgtctccaACTTCGTCAAGCAGGCCATCGAGGGTACCCCGATGACCATatacggcgacggcacccaGACCCGCTCGTTCCAGTACGTCAGCGACCTCGTCAAGGGActcgtcgcgctcatggACGGCGATCACACCGGACCCGTCAACATCGGCAACCCGGGCGAGTTCACCATGAAGGAACTCGCCGATAAGGTTCGCGAGGTGGTGAACCCCGACGCCACGACGGTGTACAAGGAGAATACCGCGGACGATCCGGGCAGGAGGAAGCCGGACATcaccaaggcgaaggagctcctcggctGGGAGCCGGTGGTGCCCCTGGCGGAGGGCCTCCAGAAGATGGTTGGGGACTTCCGTCGGAGGCTCGggaaggacgaggacgaggacggtccggcggcgaagaaggcgaagaagtGAGCGAGTCCGTGTGATTGATGAGTGTGTGATGAGTGGGTATCGATAGACTTTGGAATGCGCATCGGATgctcctcccgctcccgAGGTGACTTTTAGGTGCAGCATGCTGAAATTTCCTTGGACGGGCACGATCAAAAGGGGTGCCCACATATTTTGAACTCCAGTGCGCCCCGCGcagcgccgtcctcgccgccgccatgtcGGACCaacacggcgcggacgagctccgcgccacGTTCCAGTCCATGGGCATTCACCTCTCCGCTCGATGGTTCGCCGACTGCGCATCGCACTTGGCGACCGCGAACCCTGGGTACCGATCGTGGGATTCCAAGCGcaaggtggacgaggcgtaCCTCCAGTTCCTCGAGGCGGACATGAACGCCTCGGGCGAGGGATGCGTCCCACCCGACGGGCTCCTCTCGCTCCCCACGGAGAAGGTCTTCGAcgcgtccaacgcgagcgcgggaatTGGAAACGACGGAGGGTTGGACGTCGCGCATCGGCGAGTCTGGCGCGGGCGATTCGTGCTGCAGTGCGACGAGATTCTcaacgtcgcgtcgtcgttccacGACCGCTACTCCGAGaaacgcgcgggcgacgatcgcACGCTCAAGCTCTCCATGACGGACGGTaagcagcgcgtcgtcgggtaCGAGTACAGGCCGTGCGATTCCCTCCACGTCCTGGCCCCAGCGGGGATGAAAGTCGCGGTGACAGACGCCGAggtgggcgccgacgggttTCTCTACCTCCGACCGGAGAACGTCACCGTGCTGGGCGGGAGCGTGCCGCGGCTGGAGGATGCGAGGCGGAGGGTGGTGACGAAGTGGTCCGAGCCGAACAGGCCGGTCGGGGGGGGGGGACGCGACCGggaggaagccgcgaggttcgcggctTGGAACGAAAACGGGGTGCCCACCCCGGAGCCGAGGATGAACGAGCCGAGGCCCGAgcctgccgccgcgcccgcgcccgtcgtcgcccaccccgctatcgatctcgccgccgatgacgatgagaaggaggagggggagaaGATGGGGGAGGAGATGGGAGAGGAGGATCCCGGacgggacgccgcgaaggacgtCGAGAGAAATCGCCAGGCGGAGGATGACTTGCCGaaaacgtcgccgccgaaggggACCCCGCCGGGCCGGGTGAGGAAACGGAGGGCGGTGTACATAcccgacagcgacgacgacccgacgcAGAGCGGTGCGGTCCCGTCCCTGCCCTCGCAAaggccccccgcgcccggccccgtccccgtcgcgagtaaaacggctccgtcgccggcgccgtcgcggggccCGCCGCCAGAGTGGGCGACCAACCTCGCCCGGTCCCCTCCGTTCACGTacatcgccgcgttcacccTGCTGCAGCGACGCACCGGACCCAGACCCGCGGGCGTGGCGTtcaacggcgtcgcggtgacgCTGCACTGCCggtgcgccgccgtgggcgcgCTGGAGATCGCGGCCGATCCCTCGGGTGGGGGTAAAATTTTTCGGCTCGAGGTGACGCtggacgacggcaccggcgccgtgcgcggcgagctcacgAACGAGTGCGTCGTTCGCCTGTTCGGGGGAGCGTCCGCATCGACCGGCGGTaccacggcgtccgcgttcgaggcgtcGAACACCGAGGATAAGGCGCGTCGGGTGGAGTGGCTTCGACGTTTTTTACTCGCCTTTTGCGGCCGAGCGCTGCTGCGGGTGAGCatgcacgacgacgacgcgccggtgtcgGTTCGTCGGATGCAGGGaccggacgacgcgttcggcgcgaaGGATGTCGCCACGCTGGGGCAGAGGTACGAGAAATTGTCGGCGTCGCTTCGACCGAGGtgacgacgcacgcgacgaggTTCAGGGAGGTCGGAGAGCATGGAAAACACGAGGCTAATCTTAGTACGAAGGTAAGAGCTAGGGGTTCAAAGATGATGAAAGAGACGAGGCAAAAAACAGCCACCTTCGTACGATTGAAGGACGCGAGCCGGGTCGTCACCTCAGCTGCTTGTTGACGTTGTTGGAGGTGGTGTCCCCGATCCTGTAGTTGCTGTTGGTCTGAACCAGCACGTACAGCGTGTTacccccgcccctcgccacCATCAGGTCCAGGTCCAGGTAGGTAACTTCCAGCTCGGCGTACTCCCTCTGCTTGCCGCCGCCAATGGAAAACAGGCCAAACACCTTCGTCTGTTCAAACTCCAACTCCGCCTTGTACCCCTCCGATGTAACTTCCATCGAAGCGCGCTCCACCTTGACTGGCCACGTGTACGAAACCTCCGCTCGtttctcctcggcgtcgaacgcccAGTAGATGGGCCCCGACTGCCTCGTCAGCGATAGCTTCTTGTCCAGACCCAGCAACtgccgcgacgacgtgaacACGGCGGACCATCGCCCCTTGGTCAGCGACGATTTCATCGGCGCTTTTGTCGGGTTGAGCGACTCCAGCTGGAGcaccgccgtctccaccgcgcggagctggTCCAGGTCGCAGTCGCGGCCGATGTTCGTGgagaccaccgcggcgaggagctgcgcCTTACCGGCGGCTCGCTCCGCCTCAGCCTgcttcgccctcgcctcgggGGAGGTGAGCGACGTCACAgtcttgagcgcggcgctgaagaaGGAACCGATCGAACCCCAAGCGgaagccgcggacgacgacgacgacgaggacgacgaggacctggaggacgaggacctggaggacgaggacctggacgaggacgccgaagcGTCCGACCTTCCagcatcctccgcggtggccacctcgggctcgacgacgcgtcggtcgttttccgccgccgcctcgagctccaccaccgccgcctccgctcgcctcgccgcctcggaggcggcggcggcgaccgcggcagcctgctcgctctccgcggcgatctcccaggagtccgccgcggcgtcgtcgtcgtcccagcCGCTCAGGTTCGCGgaggcttcggcggcggcggcgacgtcggcgagcgacggctCCCCCGATTTTTCTTCCTCTGATTttttctcctcctcctcccgtaGGATCCGcgccttctcagcctttgcggcgcgtcgctccgccTTTCTCGCCTGCGTCTCCTCGGATctcttgagctcctcctcggtttCTTTGAGGGTTCctcgcagcgcggcgagcctcgcggccgcAGCCTTGGAAGCCTCGAGGAGTTCCGCGTTGATCCGTCTCGCCTCTTCCATTCCGAGGtcgggcgcctcctccttcgcgatAGCCTCGACGATTGGGCGCTCCTCCTTCGTTCCCACCGTCGTCTCCTCcttcgtctcctcctcctcctcctctttcttcttggccgcctccttTTCCAGCTTCTTGCGTATCGTCTCCGACTGAatcgccatcgccgcagCCTTTGGCGAAGGCAGCCGCCTTTCGACGTCTTTCACGTCGTcaaccccgacggcggctaAGAGCTCGTtagcctcgtcgtcgtcgatttCCACCCTGATCTTCCCCAtctccgacgccgggggTAAACCCCGGGTGGACAAGACGTACTTctcgatggccgccgcgacgccgttgtCGTCGTTGGAggggccgacgacgcccccggcggcggcgacgactttCGCGCCCGATCCCGCCATAGCCACGGCGGttcccgcgagggcgagcatCTCCACGTCGTTCTCGCCATCCCCCAGCGCGAGCACGTTCCGCGGGTCGATGTCCAGTCTTTTTAACAggcgctccaccgccgcgcccttggACGCCCCCTTGGGCAGAAATTCCAGCATCCCCGGCACCGCGGTGGTGATGGAGCATCGGTCGTCGAATCgtttctcggcggcggctcgcagCGTCGGCATGGCGTTCgtgtcctcgtccgcgaacaGCAACAGCTTATTCACGGCGATCCCGGCGTCCACCATGTTCCGGCGAAGGTCCCCCACCGCCTCCGGCGTGGGCTCGCCGTACGCGAGCACCAGATCCGTGTTTTCGTCTCTCGCCTCGCACAGGATGCGAGATCCGCAaaacgcgacgagcgaagCGCCGTTCGCCTTGGCGAATTCCaccacgtcgcgcgcgacgtcgggtTCGAGCTCGATGGACTCGAGGACGGTaccgtcggcgtcgcacgtCAGCAAGCCTTGGATGAACACTCCGGGCATCGGGACCGGGAGCTTGGGCaggaggcgccgcgcccacggCCCGCGGGATTTGCCGGTGGCGAGGATGACGGGCacgccgcacgcggcggcgcgggcgatggccACTTCCGTGCGCATGGTCAGCTCTTGGCTGGAGTTCAGcagggtgccgtcgacgtcggtgaCGATGACGTTGATGACCCCACccggggcggtcgcgtcgtccccgtcccatTCGCCGCTCCCGTCGGGCCGtcccagcgcggcgtcgagaatAGCGCGGGTCTTGCTCTGCCGTTTCCcagccgcccgccccgtgCCGCCGCGCTTCCCCGGGGCTTTCCCCGCGACTTtcttggcgccgccggagggCTTGGCGCGTCGCTTGACCTCGGGTGGGCTCGGCGATTGCCCGGGGCTCTGCGAGTTCGCGgaaacgtcgcggcgcgagcgcgggtcgcggcctcgcgcggcggagcgaacACGTGTCCCCCCATGGGTTCCCCCGCGGTCCTTCTTTTTACCTCGGAGCCCGGGGGCCGCCTGGGCGAACTGCCCGAGGCATCCCGCGCCCGACATCTCCGCGGTTCCTTCCCGCGCTCTCGAGGTTGGAACGCTTCGTTGAGCGGTCTCTCGAGTGGGTCAGGGCGTGAcctcacgtcgccgccgccaatgCGCCGGTTCGCCCCGAGGAAAATCCCTTTGAAAAAGCGAACGTGACCTGGCACCCGCCCGTGAGTTGGTGCAACCAGAGCGCTTCCCGCCTCTTTTCCCGACGGGTCGTGAACCCAGAACGTGTCACGAATGACCgttgcgcgcgcgcgagactcCAGTGACGTGCTCTCGCTCGGATCTCCAAAATGCCAAAACGCATTTCGAGCCACACCGCGTTGCCAGTCGGGCGGATTGCACATCCGAGTCCGATGGACCTCAAAGCCTCATTCACGGGTTGGTTCGAACCGCCGATCTCGAGTTCTTCCGATCGATGCGAGTTCGTTTCTCGTTTCCGAAGGATTCGGAAGGTTTTACCTCATAGCTAGCTGCAGTGCCGAgcgctggaggaggaagGCGCCCGTGAGTGAGCGTCTGGGAGGCCGACCGAGAAGCGCCTCGACATCCTCCGATATATCCCGACGATGCAGGCGATCGCCGCTCGatgcgcgtccgccgcgtcgacgtcggcgacgcgacagGGCGTtgagcggcgcgccccggaTCCCCGTCATCAAAAAAGGGTGCCCAGCAtcagcgtcggcgccgcgaggtttcgccgcgctcgtcaccgcccccgcgccgcgcggctcgtcgtcAGGGCCGAGGACGGGTCCAGCCTCggcccgtcgacgtcccgcggcgggggcgacgatcCCTTAGGgttcgacgccttcgaccgCACGATGGCCGACTTTTACCGCCAGAACCAGCGCATGATGCGGGACTTGGACGAGTCGTTCCGAAGCGCGGACAGCCTCTCGAGACGGATGGAAGAGGAGGCGTCGACCGGAGCATTCGGAACCCCCCGGACGTAcaggcgcgaggagcgctcGGAGAAGCAGCTCCCGGGCGGCGGATACAGCAAGTACTACTACAGCGAGAGCGTCACCACGTTCGGGGGACCCGTGCACGGCGCATCGTTCGGTCTCAACCccttcgcgggcgggtccctgtggggcgcgctcgcgctcgccgcggcggtcgcggcgtacgTCAAGTACACGAAAAAGTTCCTCGCGGGATTCGAACGGACCACctaccgcgcgggcgccagggCGCTCATGGCGATCGCGTGGCCGGCGCTGTGGCTGATGAACACCCGGGGGTTCCGCGCCGAGTTTGCGACGGCTTGCCGAGACACAGCCGGCGAcccgacacagctggcgacccGGGGGcagccgggggcggcgaccgacTCGGGTTCGATCGGCACGAATCGGTCCGCGGATGAGGATatcggtgacggcgacgggaccggCCCGGGGGGCCGGACGTGAgacccgcggggggcggcgcgggggcgcgggaggaccGCTCGGCCACCGGCGGCTGCGCGAAGATTTCACTTTTAGTTTTATAAGCGTCACTCGCGTGTTAAGCGTTACTCGCGTGTTTAAGCGTtactcgccgacgccgcgttcgtctccCACCGCCGtagcgccctcgtcgtcgccactcTCGAGAAAGAGGTTTCactcggcacccgcgtctcCTCCTCACTCGCGGAAGTGGAAGCTCACCACCTGCGGGTGCATAAACGCGTGCGACACCGACATCGCAAAGGGAAACACGGGATGGAACATGTGCGACACGCTGCGCTTCATCcgctgcgtcgccgcggcgcccgcgctcggcgggagCTTGAACCGAAGGCTCTTtatcccccgcccgccgaccAGCGCGTTCAaccacgcgtcgtcgtcgtccccgtccccgtccccgtccttcCCGTAACTTTCGGGCTCTTTGTCCGATACTTGTCGAGCGGCGTCTCGATCGACCCTCGCTCgcaccctcgccaccgcggcgcgcggcgcggaaaACCGAAGGCTCAGCTCCGACGCCCCCCGAGGCCTCTCGTCGGGGGCGATCGCCCTCCTGTCGAAGTCGAAGAGCGCGGGGTCGAGGTAAGGGGACGCGCACCAGTGACCGGCGGGGAGAGGCGGGGTCTTGGGCCactcgaacctcgcggctcCCGAGGAGCCCGGTCCGGTCCGGCTCCGAGCAGGACCCACCGCGCACGTAGCGGGCAGGCGCGgggccgacgccgtgcacgGCGCGAGTCTCGCCCACTCGGTCCcctccgccgggggcggctcCTCGCCGAAGGGCCACTCCACGCCGATCCCCCCCCCGATATTCGCCCGCTTCCCCTCCCCAGCGTCCCCCCGATAATTATAatcggacgacgactccaCGCCGAGGAGTCCGCCCCCTTCCCCCCGCAGATCCCCGACGTGAACCACCGCCCCGTCGCTCAGCCTCACCACCGCCACGAGCACCGTCGCCGGACACCTGTTGTAGTCcccgccacccgccgcgccgccgcgcccgttcgTAGCCCGTCGACCCcacgcgaggacgtcgtcggcggtgcccaTCCGCACCGCGACGTGGCCCGCGTCGAGAAAACCGCAGTGCCACGCGCACATCCACTCGGCGTAGTACCAGTACCTGGAACGAAACGCGGAGACGTGCCGGTTGCGGGGCcgctcgagacgcgcggcgacgccgaggccagcgcgcgggaggcCCACCGGGaacgagaacgacgacgacgcgcgtttGCGCTTCTTCCCGGCGGCTATGCCGTAGTtcccgggctcgggcgccggcggctcctTCGGTTGCGAACCGCCGGGGCCGCCgtctccttcgccgtcgtcgctcccggCTCCATCgcgagccgcccgcccgtGCCCGTACGACgagacgcctccgccgtggaGCCCGGAGTCGTGGCCCGGGCCCCAGCCCAGTTGATCGAGGAACCCGCGGGGGACTCGGTTACGCCGTAaccgctcctcctccaccgctaaaaccgcggcgtcggcggcgtacaGCTGCCACTCCTCGTTGTCCCTCCTGCGAGCCTCCAGGAAGGCGCGGGTCATCACCTTCTGCTTCAACCCCGTGTacatcggcgagcgcgggtcgGACCAACCCATCGATggatgcgac
It encodes the following:
- a CDS encoding predicted protein; amino-acid sequence: MDEKGNTLIKAKPRPGVKGINRVLVTGGAGFVGSHLIDYLMARGDHVMCLDNFFTGSKENIQHHIGKPNFEVIRHDVVEPILLECDQVYHLACPASPVHYKFNPVKTIKTNVIGTLNMLGLAKRVKARFLLTSTSEVYGDPLQHPQTEEYWGNVNPIGERSCYDEGKRCAETLAFDYYREHGLEIRVARIFNTYGPRMALDDGRVVSNFVKQAIEGTPMTIYGDGTQTRSFQYVSDLVKGLVALMDGDHTGPVNIGNPGEFTMKELADKVREVVNPDATTVYKENTADDPGRRKPDITKAKELLGWEPVVPLAEGLQKMVGDFRRRLGKDEDEDGPAAKKAKK
- a CDS encoding predicted protein (Putative protein with hydroxyproline-rich glycoprotein (HRGP) motifs); translated protein: MSDQHGADELRATFQSMGIHLSARWFADCASHLATANPGYRSWDSKRKVDEAYLQFLEADMNASGEGCVPPDGLLSLPTEKVFDASNASAGIGNDGGLDVAHRRVWRGRFVLQCDEILNVASSFHDRYSEKRAGDDRTLKLSMTDGKQRVVGYEYRPCDSLHVLAPAGMKVAVTDAEVGADGFLYLRPENVTVLGGSVPRLEDARRRVVTKWSEPNRPVGGGGRDREEAARFAAWNENGVPTPEPRMNEPRPEPAAAPAPVVAHPAIDLAADDDEKEEGEKMGEEMGEEDPGRDAAKDVERNRQAEDDLPKTSPPKGTPPGRVRKRRAVYIPDSDDDPTQSGAVPSLPSQRPPAPGPVPVASKTAPSPAPSRGPPPEWATNLARSPPFTYIAAFTLLQRRTGPRPAGVAFNGVAVTLHCRCAAVGALEIAADPSGGGKIFRLEVTLDDGTGAVRGELTNECVVRLFGGASASTGGTTASAFEASNTEDKARRVEWLRRFLLAFCGRALLRVSMHDDDAPVSVRRMQGPDDAFGAKDVATLGQRYEKLSASLRPR
- a CDS encoding predicted protein; this translates as MAIQSETIRKKLEKEAAKKKEEEEEETKEETTVGTKEERPIVEAIAKEEAPDLGMEEARRINAELLEASKAAAARLAALRGTLKETEEELKRSEETQARKAERRAAKAEKARILREEEEKKSEEEKSGEPSLADVAAAAEASANLSGWDDDDAAADSWEIAAESEQAAAVAAAASEAARRAEAAVVELEAAAENDRRVVEPEVATAEDAGRSDASASSSRSSSSRSSSSRSSSSSSSSSSAASAWGSIGSFFSAALKTVTSLTSPEARAKQAEAERAAGKAQLLAAVVSTNIGRDCDLDQLRAVETAVLQLESLNPTKAPMKSSLTKGRWSAVFTSSRQLLGLDKKLSLTRQSGPIYWAFDAEEKRAEVSYTWPVKVERASMEVTSEGYKAELEFEQTKVFGLFSIGGGKQREYAELEVTYLDLDLMVARGGGNTLYVLVQTNSNYRIGDTTSNNVNKQLR
- a CDS encoding predicted protein, giving the protein VDGTLLNSSQELTMRTEVAIARAAACGVPVILATGKSRGPWARRLLPKLPVPMPGVFIQGLLTCDADGTVLESIELEPDVARDVVEFAKANGASLVAFCGSRILCEARDENTDLVLAYGEPTPEAVGDLRRNMVDAGIAVNKLLLFADEDTNAMPTLRAAAEKRFDDRCSITTAVPGMLEFLPKGASKGAAVERLLKRLDIDPRNVLALGDGENDVEMLALAGTAVAMAGSGAKVVAAAGGVVGPSNDDNGVAAAIEKY
- a CDS encoding det1-like protein (shows conservation to NOUM17, Otauri and CCE9901; expressed), whose amino-acid sequence is MEALAGATFNLHHKLRARELTAARPGASTHRSRRFYESVFPTETVDHVTVPDDANVMRFTDDGRYLICVSRNQRELVVYRYVGGRGGGSKRAAPPAGRGRTPPAEPQAPSGDPAPADDGTGTGTGAGTADDTAGDNDPRRRAEDAFAAYFEHAFSRPLVMDDADLLSKDFALTVLDGDYVIVASSTQPEVRTDGDGEGGHEIADAGAAAAAATNAPNVGAAVRPPRPAPDAADAATRGAAAVERAREEGAAARDRLVAAGPTGVGGVDPGGRTVELPASPVMQIVAFHLVRLRDGKLCDRVVFRDDYIRLKRAQGLSAVRVSADATLLTVLSLRRQAFHVLRCERRRRRNGAGAGGTAGGGSRRRWGAFDGVTQGFGGGEGLVDDGRDGGGDTAGDSACEELAPVSPDEETAGFVVVRPPIGARCEPDDDVPLRAQDAAEARWRERRREAESDADDEGDEGDGNIRRETSGTSDRVPMPSGASHPSMGWSDPRSPMYTGLKQKVMTRAFLEARRRDNEEWQLYAADAAVLAVEEERLRRNRVPRGFLDQLGWGPGHDSGLHGGGVSSYGHGRAARDGAGSDDGEGDGGPGGSQPKEPPAPEPGNYGIAAGKKRKRASSSFSFPVGLPRAGLGVAARLERPRNRHVSAFRSRYWYYAEWMCAWHCGFLDAGHVAVRMGTADDVLAWGRRATNGRGGAAGGGDYNRCPATVLVAVVRLSDGAVVHVGDLRGEGGGLLGVESSSDYNYRGDAGEGKRANIGGGIGVEWPFGEEPPPAEGTEWARLAPCTASAPRLPATCAVGPARSRTGPGSSGAARFEWPKTPPLPAGHWCASPYLDPALFDFDRRAIAPDERPRGASELSLRFSAPRAAVARVRARVDRDAARQVSDKEPESYGKDGDGDGDDDDAWLNALVGGRGIKSLRFKLPPSAGAAATQRMKRSVSHMFHPVFPFAMSVSHAFMHPQVVSFHFRE